One genomic window of Cricetulus griseus strain 17A/GY chromosome 3, alternate assembly CriGri-PICRH-1.0, whole genome shotgun sequence includes the following:
- the LOC100764948 gene encoding mas-related G-protein coupled receptor member X1 — translation MVYVLRDTTGRFVNMDPTISSHNTESTPTNETENQDCSPILTLNFLALIIALVGLAGNTIVLWLLGFHMHKKAISVYIFNLALADSFFLCCHFIDSILRVIDFYGFYAHTLSKSVLGNAAIIPYISGLSILSAISTERCLSVLWPIWYHCHRPENMSAIICALIWALSFLMGILEWYFSGILNDFHQHLWKNVDFVVTAFLILLFMLLFGSSVALLVRILCGSRQNPLTRLYVTMALTVIVFLICGLPLGLYLFLLYWLKVPFCHLYRITSVLSCVNSCANPIIYFFVGSFRQNRHHRSLKRVLQRALEDTPEEDECTASNLQKTIEMSESREW, via the coding sequence ATGGTTTATGTTCTCAGGGACACTACTGGAAGATTTGTGAACATGGATCCAACCATCTCATCGCACAACACAGAATCTACACCAACAAATGAAACTGAGAATCAAGATTGTAGTCCAATCCTGACCCTGAACTTCCTGGCCCTCATTATTGCCCTGGTTGGACTGGCAGGAAACACCATTGTACTATGGCTCCTGGGATTCCACATGCACAAAAAAGCCATCTCAGTCTACATCTTCAACCTGGCTCTTGCAGACTCCTTCTTCCTTTGCTGTCACTTTATTGACTCGATCCTACGGGTCATTGATTTCTATGGCTTCTATGCCCATACATTAAGCAAATCAGTCTTAGGTAATGCAGCAATCATTCCCTATATCTCAGGCCTGAGCATACTCAGTGCTATTAGCACAGAGCGCTGCCTGTCTGTATTGTGGCCCATATGGTATCACTGCCACCGCCCAGAAAACATGTCAGCTATCATATGTGCCCTAATCTGGGCCCTGTCCTTTCTGATGGGCATCCTTGAATGGTACTTTTCAGGAATCCTGAATGACTTTCATCAGCATTTGTGGAAAAATGTTGATTTTGTTGTAACTGCATTTCTGATCTTACTATTTATGCTTCTCTTCGGGTCCAGTGTGGCCCTACTGGTCAGGATCCTCTGTGGTTCCAGACAGAACCCATTGACCAGGCTGTATGTTACCATGGCACTCACAGTGATCGTCTTCCTCATCTGTGGCCTGCCTCTTGGACTTTACCTGTTCCTGTTATACTGGCTTAAAGTTCCTTTCTGTCATCTTTACAGAATTActtctgtcctgtcctgtgtgaACAGCTGTGCCAACCCCATTATTTACTTCTTTGTAGGCTCCTTTAGGCAAAATAGGCATCATCGGTCCCTCAAAAGGGTTCTTCAGAGGGCTCTGGAGGACACGCCCGAGGAGGATGAATGTACAGCCAGCAATCTTCAGAAAACCATTGAGATGTCAGAAAGTAGAGAATGGTGA